Proteins encoded together in one Onychomys torridus chromosome 1, mOncTor1.1, whole genome shotgun sequence window:
- the Scaf1 gene encoding splicing factor, arginine/serine-rich 19 isoform X3, with the protein MEEEDESRGKTEESGEDRGDGPPDRDSALSPSAFILRAIQQAVGSSLQGDLPNEKDGSRCRGLRWRRCCRSPRSEPRSQESGGADTAAVLDTAADSFLVGLVNILDPPDTWVPSRLDLRPGESEDMLELVAEVRIGDRDPMPLPVPSLLPRLRAWRTGKTVSPQSHASRPACARHLLTLGTGDGGPAPPPAPSSASSSPSPSPSSSSPSPPPPPPPPPPPPALPAPRFDIYDPFHPTDEAYSPPPAPEQKYDPFEPTGSNPSSSAGSPSPEEEEEEEEEEEGLSQSISRISETLAGIYDDNSLSQDFPGDDSPRPEPPPPQMLGAPGTPPQADSTRAEGAPRRRVFVVGPEVEACLEGKVSVEVVTAGGPVLPLPPLPPTDPEIEEGEIVQPEEEPRVAVSLFRAGRPRQPPASVATLASVATPAAPPASAPRPPEGDDFLSLHADSDGEGALQVDLGEPPAPPATDARWGGLDLRRKILTQRRERYRQRSASPGPPPARKKARRERQRSGDPAPPDSPAWDTKKHRSRERKLSSHTAARRRSRSRSRSRRRSRSRSADRRRGGHRSRSREKRRRRRRSASPPPAASSSSSSRRERHRGKRREGGKKKKKRSRSRAEKRAGDLEKLPAPVPPSGSDRDSRRRGAVPPSIQDLTDHDLFAIKRTITVGRPDKTEPRVPSPAPAVSPKREVLYDSEGLSADERGGKSDKDRRRSGAASSSSSSREKGSRRKTIDGGDRGRDRDRSSKKTRPPKDSVPGSGPLPKAPLSSGSSSSSSSCSSRKVKLQSKVAVLIREGVSSTTPAKDSSSSGLSSIGVKFSRDRESRSPFLKPDERAPAEVAKVAPGSTKPKKTKAKTKAGAKKAKGTKGKTKPSKTRKKVRSGGSSTASGGPGSLKKSKADSCSQAASTKGTEETSWSGEERTTKAPSTPPPKIAPPPPALTPDSQTVDSSCKTPEVSFLPEEANEDTGVRVGAEEEEEEEEEEEEEEQQPATTTATSTAAAAPSTAPSAGSTAGDSGAEDGPAARVSQLPTLPPPMPWNLPAGVDCTTSGVLALTALLFKMEEANLASRAKAQELIQATNQILSHRKPPSTLGVTPAPVPTSLGLPPGPSSYLLPGSLPIGGCGSTPPTPTGLAPASDKREGSSSSEGRGDTDKYLKKLHTQERAVEEVKLAIKPYYQKKDITKEEYKDILRKAVHKICHSKSGEINPVKVSNLVRAYVQRYRYFRKHGRKPGDPPGPPRPPKEPGPPDKGGPGLPLPPL; encoded by the exons atggaggaggaagatgagtcTCGAGGTAAAACAGAGGAGTCGGGAGAGGATCGGGGAGACGGTCCACCTGACAGAGATTCTgccctttctccttctgcctttatCTTG CGGGCCATTCAGCAGGCTGTGGGAAGCTCCCTGCAGGGGGACCTGCCTAATGAAAAAG ATGGCTCTCGGTGTCGTGGCCTTCGATGGAGGCGCTGCTGCCGGAGTCCACGATCAGAGCCTCGTTCCCAGGAGTCAGGGGGTGctgacacagctgct GTATTGGATACAGCTGCAGACAGCTTTCTTGTGGGGCTGGTGAACATCCTGGATCCCCCAGATACCTGGGTCCCCAGCCGCCTGGACCTGAGACCTGGCGA AAGTGAGGACATGCTTGAGCTGGTGGCTGAGGTCCGCATCGGTGACAGGGACCCCATGCCTCTACCTGTGCCCAGCCTTCTGCCCCGTCTCAGGGCCTGGAGGACAGGAAAAACGG TTTCTCCACAGTCTCATGCTTCTCGACCTGCCTGTGCCCGGCACCTCCTCACTTTGGGCACAGGGGATGGAGGGCCCGCCCCTCCACCTGCtccctcctccgcctcctcctcaccttccccttccccatcctcctcatccccttcaccccctcctcctcctcctcctcctccgcccccTCCAGCTCTACCTGCCCCACGATTCGACATCTATGACCCCTTCCACCCCACTGACGAGGCCTACTCCCCGCCGCCAGCCCCGGAGCAAAAATATGACCCCTTCGAGCCCACAGGCTCCAACCCTAGCTCATCAGCGGGGAGCCCCTcaccagaggaggaggaagaggaagaggaggaagaagagggccTGTCACAGAGCATCAGCCGCATCTCAGAGACCCTGGCGGGCATCTACGATGACAACAGCTTGAGCCAGGACTTCCCAGGTGACGACAGCCCCCGCCCGGAGCCCCCACCCCCGCAGATGCTGGGGGCCCCAGGGACGCCACCGCAGGCCGATTCCACACGGGCAGAAGGGGCTCCACGCCGCAGGGTCTTCGTGGTGGGACCTGAGGTTGAGGCCTGTCTTGAGGGCAAGGTGTCGGTGGAAGTAGTGACTGCTGGTGGACCAGTGCTGCCACTACCGCCACTACCCCCAACTGACCCCGAGATCGAGGAGGGCGAGATTGTGCAGCCCGAGGAGGAGCCCAGGGTCGCAGTGTCACTGTTCCGGGCTGGGCGCCCTCGTCAGCCTCCCGCTTCGGTAGCCACTCTTGCTTCAGTGGCCACTCCTGCTGCGCCCCCAGCCTCTGCTCCACGCCCCCCTGAGGGTGACGACTTCCTGTCCCTGCATGCCGACTCTGATGGTGAGGGCGCACTGCAGGTGGACCTGGGTGAACCACCCGCACCGCCAGCCACAGATGCGCGCTGGGGCGGCCTGGACCTGCGCCGCAAAATCCTAACGCAGCGCCGGGAGCGCTACCGCCAGCGCTCTGCCTCGCCAGGCCCGCCGCCTGCGCGCAAGAAGGCGCGACGAGAGCGGCAGCGCAGTGGGGACCCGGCGCCACCCGACtcgccagcctgggataccaagaaGCATCGCTCCCGCGAGCGCAAGCTCAGTTCTCACACTGCTGCCCGCCGCCGCTCCCGCTCCCGCTCCCGCTCCCGCCGCCGGTCTCGCTCCCGCAGCGCCGATCGCAGGCGCGGAGGCCACCGCTCCCGCTCCCGTGAGAAGCGCAGGCGCCGGAGGCGCTCGGCCTCACCGCCCCCAGCGGCTTCGTCCTCCTCATCCTCGCGGCGGGAGCGGCACCGAGGCAAGCGCCGTGAGGgtggcaagaagaagaagaagcgaTCGCGCTCGCGGGCCGAGAAGCGCGCTGGGGACTTGGAGAAGCTGCCCGCACCTGTGCCTCCCTCTGGCTCTGACCGTGACAGCCGGCGCCGCGGGGCTGTGCCACCCTCCATCCAGGACCTCACGGACCACGACCTGTTCGCCATCAAACGGACCATCACGGTGGGCCGCCCGGACAAGACAGAGCCCCGTGTACCTTCGCCAGCACCTGCTGTGTCCCCAAAGCGGGAGGTCCTGTATGACTCTGAGGGTCTGAGTGCGGATGAGCGGGGTGGCAAGAGTGATAAGGACCGGAGACGTTCAGGGGCTGCATCCTCATCCTCGTCCTCAAGGGAGAAAGGGTCTCGACGGAAGACCATTGATGGGGGGGACCGGGGCCGAGATAGGGACAGGTCATCCAAGAAGACGCGGCCACCTAAGGACTCAGTGCCTGGCTCCGGGCCACTGCCCAAGGCCCCACTAAGCAGCggttcctcatcctcatcatcctcctgctcctcccgCAAGGTGAAACTGCAGTCCAAGGTGGCCGTGCTCATCCGAGAGGGCGTCAGCAGCACTACCCCTGCCAAGGATTCCTCATCTTCAGGCCTGAGCTCCATCGGAGTCAAGTTCAGCCGAGACCGTGAGAGCCGCTCACCATTTCTCAAGCCAGATGAACGGGCTCCTGCAGAGGTGGCTAAGGTAGCCCCGGGCAGCACCAAGCCCAAAAAGACCAAGGCCAAGACCAAGGCCGGGGCCAAGAAAGCCAAGGGGACCAAGGGAAAGACCAAGCCGTCGAAGACCAGGAAGAAGGTTCGCAGCGGAGGCAGTAGCACGGCCAGCGGTGGGCCCGGTTCACTGAAGAAGTCCAAGGCCGACAGCTgcagccaggcagccagcacCAAGGGGACAGAGGAAACATCATGGTCTGGGGAGGAGCGGACCACCAAGGCCCCCAGTACCCCACCACCTAAGATAGCCCCACCTCCACCCGCCCTCACCCCAGACTCCCAGACTGTGGACAGCAGCTGCAAGACCCCTGAAGTCTCCTTCCTACCAGAGGAAGCCAATGAGGACACTGGGGTCCGGGtaggggcagaggaggaggaagaggaggaagaagaggaagaggaggaggagcagcagcctgCCACTACCACAGCCACCAGCACCGCCGCGGCTGCCCCAAGTACTGCTCCCAGTGCGGGGTCTACAGCTGGAGATTCTGGCGCAGAGGATGGGCCAGCTGCTAGGGTCTCCCAGCTGCCCACGCTACCCCCACCCATGCCCTGGAACCTGCCTGCTGGTGTGGACTGCACTACCAGTGGTGTCCTGGCCT TGACGGCACTGCTCTTCAAGATGGAAGAAGCCAACCTGGCCAGCCGAGCAAAGGCCCAAGAGCTGATCCAGGCCACCAACCAG ATCCTCAGCCATCGGAAGCCACCCTCCACTCTGGGGGTGACCCCAGCTCCTGTACCCACTTCTTTGGGCCTGCCCCCAGGCCCTTCCAGCTACCTGCTTCCTGGCAGCCTCCCCATAGGGGGCTGTGGCTCTACCCCTCCTACCCCCACTGGGCTGGCCCCTGCATCTGACAAGAGAGAGGGCAGCAGCAGCTCAGAGGGACGTGGGGACACTGACAAG TATCTGAAGAAGCTGCACACACAGGAGCGGGCAGTGGAAGAGGTGAAGCTGGCCATCAAACCATACTACCAGAAGAAAGACATCACCAAGGAGGAGTACAAGGACATCCTGAGGAAGGCTgtccacaag ATCTGCCACAGCAAAAGCGGAGAGATCAATCCTGTCAAGGTGAGCAACCTGGTGAGGGCCTACGTCCAGCGCTACCGCTACTTCCGCAAGCACGGTCGCAAGCCAGGGGACCCCCCAGGACCCCCTCGGCCTCCCAAGGAACCAGGGCCTCCAGACAAGGGTGGCCCaggcctgcccctgccccctctcTGA